From a region of the Xanthomonas rydalmerensis genome:
- a CDS encoding radical SAM protein → MLSEATIAEALSPRILSLILLPTEKCNFRCTYCYEDFAIGRMQPSVISGIKALIAHRAPHLDRLNISWFGGEPLLARDVVLEIGQHANDVCAQHGVAFIAGFTTNGYLLEPALLQRLTELRHREFQITLDGDAEWHDRTRITANKGATFEKIWSNLLAYRSLAADFAISLRLHLHQDNIASMRRLYASLHRELLSDARFSVYFHKVSNLSAGGTIGEKILPRDRYLEAISYITSCVDRSRNDERPLSEEHLDGYICYAAKPNSLMIRANGKIGKCTVALNDDRNDLGRLHEDGTIDIENDKLRRWMSGFSDLSEQTLGCPLSTLAST, encoded by the coding sequence ATGCTGAGCGAAGCCACCATCGCCGAAGCGCTTTCTCCGCGCATTCTGTCCCTCATTCTCCTGCCGACCGAAAAATGCAACTTCCGCTGCACCTATTGCTATGAAGACTTTGCAATAGGACGCATGCAGCCGAGCGTGATCAGCGGCATCAAGGCGCTGATCGCCCATCGCGCACCGCACCTGGATCGGCTCAACATCTCCTGGTTCGGCGGTGAACCGCTCCTGGCGCGCGATGTCGTTCTGGAGATCGGCCAACACGCAAATGACGTTTGCGCGCAACACGGCGTGGCGTTCATCGCGGGCTTCACCACCAATGGCTACCTGCTGGAGCCGGCTCTACTGCAAAGGTTGACCGAACTCCGGCACCGCGAGTTCCAGATCACGCTGGACGGCGACGCGGAATGGCACGACAGGACGCGGATCACCGCCAACAAAGGCGCCACCTTCGAGAAGATCTGGTCGAACCTCCTCGCCTACCGGTCATTGGCAGCGGACTTCGCCATCTCGCTGCGGCTGCATCTGCACCAGGACAACATCGCATCGATGCGGCGCCTCTACGCCAGCCTGCATCGGGAGTTGCTGAGCGACGCACGTTTTTCTGTTTACTTCCACAAGGTCTCCAATTTGAGCGCGGGTGGCACGATCGGGGAAAAGATACTGCCGCGCGACCGCTACCTTGAAGCGATCTCCTACATCACGTCCTGCGTCGACCGCTCCCGAAACGACGAACGCCCACTGTCGGAAGAGCACCTGGATGGGTATATCTGCTATGCGGCAAAGCCGAACTCGCTGATGATTCGCGCCAACGGCAAGATCGGCAAATGCACTGTCGCACTCAATGACGATCGCAACGACCTGGGGCGTCTGCACGAGGACGGCACCATCGATATCGAGAACGACAAGCTGCGGCGTTGGATGAGCGGATTCTCCGATCTCTCCGAACAGACGCTTGGCTGTCCTCTTTCCACCCTGGCCAGCACTTGA
- a CDS encoding malonic semialdehyde reductase codes for MSDALHDAALDQLFRTARTQNAFLDKPVAEDTLRALYDLVKWGPTAANGSPARFVFVTSPQAKEKLKPALSEGNLAKTLAAPVTVIVAHDEDFHEKLPYLFPHTDAKSWFDGPREGRSEGAFRNGSLQGAYLILAARALGLDAGPMSGFDNAKVDAAFFAGTAIKSNFLVNLGYGDPSGLFPRLPRLSFDEAARIE; via the coding sequence ATGTCCGACGCCTTGCACGACGCCGCCCTCGACCAGTTGTTCCGCACCGCCCGTACCCAGAACGCGTTCCTGGACAAGCCGGTCGCCGAAGACACCCTGCGCGCCCTGTACGACCTGGTGAAGTGGGGCCCGACCGCGGCCAACGGCAGCCCGGCGCGCTTCGTCTTCGTCACCTCGCCGCAGGCCAAGGAAAAGCTCAAGCCGGCGCTGTCCGAGGGCAACCTGGCCAAGACCCTGGCCGCGCCGGTCACGGTGATCGTCGCCCACGACGAGGACTTCCACGAGAAGCTGCCGTACCTGTTCCCGCACACCGACGCCAAGAGCTGGTTCGACGGCCCGCGCGAAGGCCGCAGCGAAGGCGCGTTCCGCAACGGCTCGCTGCAGGGCGCCTACCTGATCCTGGCCGCGCGCGCGCTGGGCCTGGATGCCGGCCCGATGTCCGGCTTCGACAACGCCAAGGTGGATGCCGCGTTCTTCGCAGGCACTGCGATCAAATCCAACTTCCTGGTCAACCTCGGCTACGGCGACCCCAGCGGCCTGTTCCCGCGCCTGCCGCGGCTGAGTTTCGACGAGGCCGCGCGCATCGAGTGA
- a CDS encoding S53 family peptidase: MLDRIRRRPLMAAVLSASLLCALGTASAAPDASIAAMTATLRSAPVSFDVHLPLRDQAGLDALLADIQDPVSPQYHHWLTPAEFQRRFAPAPAQVAQVRAALQAAHMNVTEQGTTLHVSASADNVERLFAVPLTAEVQQGNQARLAAAAPLQLPAALRDSDATVTGLTRGAPPMHVNWQRASTKNPANRYGAGGTTYWYNDLKQAYGYPSYQATTGAAGQQRRLDGSGSTIAILISSDVLDSDIKAMFDHENFSRYAANHANPTLYARHYVAGAKPGLQDGNDAAAGEAALDVEMALGGAPGARVLLYVIPDLTDASVLAGYRQIVQDNQADVVSSSFGGCELYYTAAYNGGKDFTSLLRPYDAVFKQGNAQGITFVASSGDNAGLDCADTQYAVDHKDGHFVAGVEHPAASPHVTAVGGGNLLTAYKKGSLESGYKSESAYGDPLETADYYGFGANLAGGYWGAGGGVSTLFQRPAYQLRALGGTRTSMRTLPDIGMLVGGCPTIATQPCRDGDSSVATYFKGGIEAVIGTSVAAPEFASAVALLVEKQGRQGNLNDYLYRLAANGPEALHRGIPGYNGVVDNNQPIKGKYNYTVGLGTPVVRLLIGALDAAPAGVPRSPSNP, from the coding sequence ATGCTTGATCGCATCCGCCGTCGGCCCTTGATGGCTGCCGTGTTGTCCGCTTCCCTGCTGTGCGCGCTCGGCACCGCCAGTGCTGCGCCCGATGCCTCCATCGCGGCAATGACCGCAACCCTGCGCTCCGCGCCGGTCAGCTTCGACGTGCACCTGCCGTTGCGCGATCAGGCCGGGCTGGACGCGCTGCTGGCCGACATCCAGGATCCGGTTTCGCCGCAATACCACCACTGGCTGACGCCGGCCGAGTTCCAGCGCCGCTTCGCCCCGGCGCCGGCGCAGGTCGCGCAAGTGCGTGCCGCGCTGCAGGCCGCGCACATGAACGTCACCGAGCAGGGCACCACCCTGCATGTCAGCGCGAGTGCGGACAACGTCGAGCGGCTGTTCGCGGTGCCGCTGACCGCCGAGGTGCAGCAGGGCAACCAGGCCCGCCTCGCCGCCGCCGCTCCCTTGCAACTGCCGGCCGCGCTGCGCGACAGCGATGCGACCGTGACCGGCCTGACCCGCGGTGCGCCGCCGATGCACGTCAACTGGCAGCGCGCGTCCACCAAGAATCCCGCCAACCGCTACGGCGCCGGCGGCACGACCTACTGGTACAACGACCTCAAGCAGGCCTACGGCTATCCGTCCTACCAGGCCACGACCGGCGCGGCCGGGCAGCAGCGCCGGCTTGACGGCAGCGGCAGCACCATCGCCATCCTGATCAGCAGCGACGTGCTGGATTCGGACATCAAGGCGATGTTCGACCACGAAAACTTCAGCCGCTACGCGGCCAACCACGCCAACCCGACGCTGTACGCGCGCCACTACGTGGCCGGCGCCAAGCCGGGCCTGCAGGACGGCAACGACGCCGCGGCGGGCGAAGCCGCGCTCGATGTGGAGATGGCGCTCGGTGGCGCGCCGGGCGCGCGCGTGCTGCTGTACGTGATCCCCGATCTGACCGACGCATCGGTGCTGGCCGGCTATCGGCAGATCGTGCAGGACAACCAGGCCGACGTGGTCAGCTCCTCGTTCGGCGGCTGCGAGCTGTACTACACCGCGGCCTACAACGGCGGCAAGGATTTCACTTCGCTGCTGCGCCCCTACGATGCGGTGTTCAAGCAGGGCAACGCGCAGGGCATCACCTTCGTCGCCTCCAGCGGCGACAACGCCGGCCTGGACTGCGCCGACACGCAGTACGCGGTCGACCACAAGGACGGCCACTTCGTCGCCGGCGTCGAGCATCCGGCGGCCAGCCCGCACGTGACCGCGGTCGGCGGCGGCAACCTGCTCACCGCGTACAAGAAGGGCAGCCTGGAGTCGGGCTACAAGAGCGAAAGCGCCTACGGCGATCCGCTGGAGACCGCCGACTACTACGGCTTCGGCGCGAACCTGGCCGGCGGCTACTGGGGCGCCGGCGGCGGCGTCAGCACGTTGTTCCAGCGCCCGGCCTACCAGTTGCGTGCGCTCGGCGGCACGCGCACGTCCATGCGGACGCTGCCGGACATCGGCATGCTGGTCGGCGGCTGCCCGACGATCGCCACGCAACCCTGCCGCGACGGCGACAGCTCGGTCGCCACCTACTTCAAGGGCGGCATCGAGGCGGTGATCGGCACCAGCGTCGCCGCGCCGGAGTTCGCCAGCGCGGTCGCGCTGCTGGTGGAGAAGCAGGGCCGCCAGGGCAATCTCAACGACTACCTGTACCGCCTGGCCGCCAATGGCCCGGAGGCGCTGCATCGCGGCATCCCCGGCTACAACGGCGTGGTCGACAACAACCAGCCGATCAAGGGCAAGTACAACTACACGGTCGGCCTGGGCACGCCGGTGGTGCGGTTGCTGATCGGCGCGCTGGATGCGGCGCCGGCCGGCGTGCCGCGTTCGCCTAGCAACCCCTGA
- a CDS encoding YceI family protein, whose amino-acid sequence MTKTRKLLLPLAMALAVVVAQPATSAFAAPAAAAAAAKGVSGTYTLDPAHTDVLVQWSHFGFSNPSAHFGDVDGTLVYNAQDVSKSSVNVTLPLSGLNSFTAKFDEHLKSADFFDAAKFPTATFKSTKVTSAGANKLTVAGDLTIKGTTKPVVLAVTLNGAGPHPMKKVPALGFDATTTVKRSDFGLGAYVPNVSDEVKIRITTEALQEAAK is encoded by the coding sequence ATGACCAAGACCCGCAAACTGCTGCTCCCGCTCGCCATGGCCCTGGCCGTCGTCGTCGCCCAGCCGGCCACCAGCGCCTTCGCCGCGCCGGCCGCCGCCGCTGCCGCCGCCAAGGGCGTCTCCGGCACCTACACGCTCGACCCGGCCCACACCGACGTGCTGGTGCAGTGGAGCCACTTCGGCTTCTCCAACCCGTCCGCGCATTTCGGCGACGTCGACGGCACCCTGGTCTACAACGCCCAGGACGTGAGCAAGTCCAGCGTCAACGTGACCCTGCCGCTGTCCGGCCTCAACAGCTTCACCGCCAAGTTCGACGAGCACCTGAAGAGCGCCGACTTCTTCGACGCCGCCAAGTTCCCGACCGCCACCTTCAAGAGCACCAAGGTGACCTCGGCCGGCGCCAACAAGCTGACCGTCGCCGGCGACCTGACCATCAAGGGCACGACCAAGCCGGTGGTGCTGGCGGTGACCCTCAACGGTGCCGGTCCGCACCCGATGAAGAAGGTGCCGGCGCTGGGCTTCGACGCCACCACCACGGTCAAGCGCAGCGACTTCGGCCTGGGCGCCTACGTGCCGAACGTCAGCGACGAGGTGAAGATCCGCATCACCACCGAAGCGCTGCAGGAAGCGGCCAAGTAA
- a CDS encoding TonB-dependent receptor, with protein MPLHSLLSTAILAALLSPFAATAAEPAAADGAASDVQQLDAVSVIGQGETRQVQRITAQDVAVLPPGTSIQKLLNRIPGVNVQSNDAFGANEESQTISLRGFNGTRLGYTLDGLPLGDNAYGNYNGLNISRALIAENFGGVELASGIGSLGTASTSNLGGTVQYYSDDPSTEVGVRLAQTVGSDNNRRTYLRLDTGEHNGFSAYLSGIYADADMWAKPESPTHTAQFNGKGVYQFEGGKITAFVDTSRTSQADYAYLSKSGLHRGLGWDWNLYAPDWQRALAAAYCAPATRDPSRCGYSGGVDNTDDAYYQSRALRNDDLYYLAGDFQPSDTVSVHTQVYHHENEGQGHWWSPGQPSYPGTPQALPISIRSTNYTINRTGGIASLGWDIGPHHLEAGVWYERNKHHVERNFYWIDGPIDDDIFLSNPNRRLFSQDYVITTKQAYVQGTFKLLDDRLTLDIGAKSPHTTMTARETPGIAVEAPVANGELKASKALLPQAGVRYRLAEGQEVFASYAENIAAFQGGGAGGPLLVTQASFDASVGALQPEKSKTFEAGYRLVRDQFEASLVGYDVTFDNRLLSLNPCPSIQQGTTPACTTRFFNVGSVSSRGGELTFIWKPNAHLQWYNSASINRSTYDDNYVQNGVVIPTAGKVTVDTPKRMFASELSWTWNGWNANLRGKYTGQRYYTYTNDQGFGGYTSFDAGAGYDFGAVSFLQDLKLSLNVTNLTDKRYASNLTAFSNSDPNGRSLAFHASAPRQAFLTLDARF; from the coding sequence ATGCCTCTCCATTCCCTGCTGAGCACGGCGATCCTCGCCGCCCTGTTGTCGCCCTTCGCCGCCACCGCCGCGGAGCCCGCCGCTGCCGATGGCGCTGCGTCCGACGTGCAGCAACTCGACGCGGTATCGGTGATCGGCCAGGGCGAGACCCGCCAGGTGCAGCGCATCACCGCGCAGGACGTGGCGGTGCTGCCGCCGGGCACCAGCATCCAGAAGCTGCTCAACCGCATTCCCGGCGTCAACGTGCAGTCCAACGACGCCTTCGGCGCCAACGAGGAATCGCAGACCATCAGCCTGCGCGGTTTCAACGGCACCCGCCTGGGCTACACGCTCGACGGCCTGCCGCTGGGCGACAACGCCTACGGCAACTACAACGGCCTGAACATCAGCCGCGCGCTGATCGCCGAGAACTTCGGCGGCGTGGAACTGGCCTCGGGCATCGGCAGCCTGGGCACCGCCTCCACCAGCAACCTCGGCGGCACGGTGCAGTACTACTCGGACGATCCGTCCACCGAGGTCGGCGTGCGCCTGGCGCAGACCGTCGGTTCGGACAACAACCGCCGCACCTACCTGCGCCTGGATACCGGCGAGCACAACGGCTTCTCCGCCTACCTGTCCGGCATCTACGCCGACGCCGACATGTGGGCCAAGCCGGAATCGCCGACCCACACCGCGCAGTTCAACGGCAAGGGCGTGTACCAGTTCGAGGGCGGCAAGATCACCGCCTTCGTCGACACCTCGCGCACCTCGCAGGCCGACTACGCCTACCTGTCCAAGAGCGGCCTGCACCGCGGCCTGGGCTGGGACTGGAATCTGTACGCGCCGGACTGGCAGCGTGCGCTGGCCGCGGCCTACTGCGCGCCGGCCACGCGCGACCCCAGCCGTTGCGGCTACAGCGGCGGCGTGGACAACACCGACGACGCCTACTACCAGAGCCGCGCGCTGCGCAACGACGACCTGTACTACCTGGCCGGCGACTTCCAGCCGTCGGATACGGTGAGCGTGCACACCCAGGTCTACCACCACGAGAACGAAGGCCAGGGTCACTGGTGGTCGCCGGGCCAGCCGTCCTACCCGGGCACGCCGCAGGCACTGCCGATCTCGATCCGCAGCACCAACTACACCATCAACCGCACCGGCGGCATCGCCTCGCTGGGTTGGGACATCGGCCCGCACCACCTGGAAGCGGGCGTGTGGTACGAGCGCAACAAGCACCACGTCGAGCGCAATTTCTACTGGATCGACGGCCCGATCGACGACGACATCTTCCTGAGCAACCCGAACCGGCGGCTGTTCTCGCAGGACTACGTCATCACCACCAAGCAGGCCTACGTGCAGGGCACCTTCAAGCTGCTCGACGATCGCCTGACCCTGGACATCGGCGCCAAGAGCCCGCACACCACGATGACCGCGCGCGAGACCCCGGGGATCGCGGTGGAAGCGCCGGTGGCCAACGGCGAACTGAAGGCCAGCAAGGCGCTGCTGCCGCAGGCCGGCGTGCGCTACCGCCTGGCCGAGGGCCAGGAAGTGTTCGCCTCCTACGCCGAGAACATCGCCGCGTTCCAGGGCGGCGGCGCCGGCGGCCCGCTGCTGGTCACCCAGGCCTCGTTCGACGCCAGCGTCGGCGCGCTGCAGCCGGAGAAGTCCAAGACCTTCGAAGCCGGCTACCGCCTGGTGCGCGACCAGTTCGAGGCCTCGCTGGTCGGCTACGACGTCACCTTCGACAACCGCCTGCTCTCGCTCAACCCGTGCCCGAGCATCCAGCAGGGCACCACCCCGGCGTGCACCACGCGCTTCTTCAACGTCGGCTCGGTGAGCAGCCGCGGCGGCGAGTTGACCTTCATCTGGAAGCCGAACGCGCACCTGCAGTGGTACAACTCGGCCTCGATCAACCGCTCCACCTACGACGACAACTACGTGCAGAACGGCGTGGTCATCCCCACCGCCGGCAAGGTCACCGTGGACACGCCCAAGCGCATGTTCGCCAGCGAACTCAGCTGGACCTGGAACGGCTGGAACGCCAACCTGCGCGGCAAGTACACCGGCCAGCGCTACTACACCTACACCAACGACCAGGGCTTCGGCGGCTACACCTCCTTCGATGCCGGCGCCGGCTACGATTTCGGGGCGGTGTCGTTCCTGCAGGACCTGAAGCTGTCGTTGAACGTCACCAACCTCACCGACAAGCGCTACGCCTCCAACCTCACCGCCTTCAGCAACAGCGACCCCAACGGCCGCTCGCTGGCCTTCCATGCCAGCGCGCCGCGGCAGGCGTTCCTGACCCTGGACGCGCGCTTCTGA
- a CDS encoding queuosine precursor transporter — protein sequence MSSVAAPSPTFATLTPRALLLSVLAMGAVVLLSNVLVQFPINDWLTWGAFSYPLAFLVSNLINRRFGPRAARRVAWCGFALAVLLSIWIATPRIAAASCLAFIAAQLLDITVFDRLRRGRWWRAPIVATTCSATLDTTIFWSIAFAGSALPWLSWAAGDLAVKLGIGVCLLAPFRALLWRMAPTR from the coding sequence GTGTCCTCCGTCGCCGCTCCCTCGCCCACCTTTGCCACATTGACCCCGCGCGCGCTGCTGCTGTCCGTGCTGGCGATGGGCGCGGTGGTGCTGCTGTCGAACGTGCTGGTGCAGTTCCCGATCAACGACTGGCTGACCTGGGGCGCCTTCAGCTATCCGCTCGCGTTCCTGGTCAGCAACCTGATCAATCGCCGCTTCGGCCCGCGCGCGGCGCGGCGGGTGGCCTGGTGCGGGTTCGCGCTGGCGGTGCTGCTGTCGATCTGGATCGCCACCCCGCGCATCGCCGCGGCCTCGTGCCTGGCCTTCATCGCCGCGCAGTTGCTGGACATCACCGTGTTCGACCGGCTGCGCCGCGGGCGCTGGTGGCGTGCGCCGATCGTCGCCACCACCTGCAGCGCGACCCTGGACACCACGATCTTCTGGTCGATCGCCTTCGCCGGCTCGGCGCTGCCCTGGTTGAGCTGGGCCGCCGGCGATCTGGCGGTGAAACTGGGCATCGGCGTGTGCCTGCTGGCGCCGTTCCGCGCACTGCTGTGGCGGATGGCGCCGACGCGGTAG
- a CDS encoding IS110 family transposase, translated as MSPVIGIDVAKRSFDVAIELTNGKHRTKAKLSNDAKGFQALQAWLQTHAQPESWIAMEATGTYHQALAEFLHARGYRVCVLNPAQTAAYARSQLSRVKTDRSDAKLIASYALRHREQLRRWHPDPPALKQLKALVRRRQDLQQMLQMERNRLDVAPAQVKDSIQVHLADLQHHIAQIEQAIDDHIDQDPTLRGQRELLVSIQGIADTSAALMLAELGDVRRFADASAVTAFAGLNPCLQESGDRKGHVCISRTGSPRLRAGLFMPALVAMTHNPVIRALKQRLSERGKAGKQIVCAAMRKLLHLAYGVLKSGTAFDPKRGLAC; from the coding sequence ATGTCTCCCGTCATCGGCATCGACGTCGCCAAACGCAGTTTCGATGTGGCCATCGAACTGACCAATGGCAAGCACCGTACCAAGGCCAAGTTGTCCAACGATGCCAAGGGCTTCCAGGCCCTGCAGGCATGGCTGCAGACGCATGCGCAGCCCGAGAGCTGGATCGCCATGGAGGCCACTGGCACCTACCACCAGGCACTGGCCGAGTTCCTCCACGCACGAGGCTATCGGGTGTGCGTGCTCAACCCGGCGCAGACGGCCGCGTACGCACGCAGCCAGCTCAGCCGGGTCAAGACCGATCGCAGCGATGCCAAGCTGATCGCCAGCTATGCCCTGCGTCACCGCGAGCAGTTACGCCGTTGGCACCCTGATCCGCCGGCGCTCAAGCAACTCAAGGCACTGGTGCGCCGGCGCCAGGACTTGCAACAGATGCTGCAGATGGAGCGCAACCGGCTGGACGTCGCTCCGGCCCAGGTGAAGGACTCGATCCAGGTCCATCTGGCCGATCTGCAACATCACATCGCCCAGATCGAGCAGGCCATCGATGACCATATCGACCAGGATCCGACCTTGCGGGGGCAGCGCGAGTTACTGGTGAGCATCCAGGGCATCGCCGACACCAGTGCGGCCTTGATGCTGGCCGAGCTTGGCGATGTGAGGCGCTTTGCCGATGCCTCGGCGGTGACCGCCTTCGCCGGCCTGAATCCGTGCCTGCAGGAGTCGGGCGACCGCAAAGGCCATGTCTGCATCTCGCGCACCGGCTCGCCCCGCCTGCGCGCGGGCCTGTTCATGCCGGCCCTGGTAGCCATGACCCACAACCCGGTCATCCGGGCGCTGAAACAGCGGCTAAGCGAACGCGGCAAAGCCGGCAAGCAGATCGTGTGCGCCGCCATGCGCAAGCTCCTGCACCTCGCCTATGGCGTCCTCAAATCGGGCACCGCGTTCGACCCGAAAAGGGGCCTTGCCTGCTAG
- a CDS encoding mitochondrial fission ELM1 family protein, with the protein MKRSDATWAISDGRAGNARQAEALAAALAPAAATPIQPRLLQPHMPWRWLAPRWLPGAQHAYGATFAEALRQPPWLAVGCGRQAALATRLLRARGSQVVQILDPRLDPRHWDVVVVPAHDRLRGTNVLTLLGSLHPIDDAWLAAGRAAFPMLGALPSPRVGLLVGGPSGLAPWSEAQAHAAFAAIAAQLRTHGGSILASASRRTPPAVAAALRRAFADVPGVVWCGADDGANPYAGLLGWAERLACTPDSVNLLSEACATRVPVQVLMPETARGRALDFHRALQARGRLLPVENTGDAHATGIEPLRETARVAALIREHLALA; encoded by the coding sequence GTGAAACGATCGGACGCGACCTGGGCGATTAGCGATGGCCGCGCCGGCAACGCCCGCCAGGCCGAGGCGCTGGCCGCCGCGTTGGCGCCTGCGGCCGCGACACCGATCCAGCCGCGGTTGCTGCAGCCGCACATGCCCTGGCGCTGGCTGGCGCCGCGCTGGCTTCCCGGCGCCCAGCATGCCTACGGCGCGACCTTCGCCGAAGCGCTGCGGCAACCGCCGTGGCTTGCCGTGGGGTGCGGCCGCCAGGCGGCGCTAGCGACGCGGCTGCTGCGGGCACGCGGCAGCCAGGTGGTGCAGATCCTGGATCCGCGGCTGGATCCGCGACACTGGGACGTGGTGGTGGTGCCGGCCCACGATCGCCTGCGCGGCACCAACGTGCTGACCCTGCTCGGCAGCCTGCATCCCATCGACGATGCCTGGTTGGCCGCCGGGCGCGCGGCATTTCCTATGCTGGGCGCGCTGCCCTCGCCGCGCGTCGGCCTGTTGGTCGGTGGCCCATCCGGGCTGGCACCGTGGAGCGAAGCGCAGGCGCACGCCGCCTTCGCCGCGATCGCCGCACAGTTGCGCACGCACGGTGGCAGCATCCTCGCCAGCGCATCGCGGCGCACGCCGCCGGCGGTGGCCGCGGCCTTGCGTCGCGCGTTCGCCGATGTGCCAGGGGTTGTGTGGTGCGGCGCTGACGATGGCGCCAATCCCTACGCCGGCCTGCTCGGCTGGGCCGAGCGCCTGGCCTGCACGCCGGATTCGGTGAATTTGCTGTCGGAAGCCTGCGCCACGCGCGTGCCGGTGCAGGTGCTGATGCCGGAGACGGCGCGTGGCCGCGCCCTGGATTTCCATCGCGCCCTGCAGGCACGTGGACGACTGCTGCCTGTAGAGAATACCGGCGACGCGCACGCCACCGGCATCGAACCGCTGCGCGAAACCGCGCGGGTGGCCGCGCTGATCCGCGAGCACTTGGCGCTGGCCTGA
- a CDS encoding glycerophosphodiester phosphodiesterase, with translation MAVLTTTAAAAPAAAPGESKPLVIGHRGASALRPEHTLASYAKAIADGADFIEPDLVSTKDGVLVARHENEIGGTTDVAAHPEFAARKTVKQIDGQRVEGWFTEDFTLGELKTLRARERLPQLRGIAFDGQFQVPTLDEIIDFTAAESATRGRPIGLIPEIKHGTYFRGLGLAMEDKLVATLDAHVYTRKAPVVIQSFEIGNLESLHGKLGDTHPNVRLVQLLGDPKDRPGDQLRDGPTYAQMGSAQGLRAIARYAQLVSPSLRAIVPVNADGALGAPTPFVADAHAAGLQVIPYTFRPENYFLPKQLQDARGPAAVNAAGSMKEMRALIDAGIDGFFTDDPAVGRAAVDGTPPPAR, from the coding sequence ATGGCCGTGTTGACGACCACCGCGGCGGCCGCACCGGCCGCCGCACCGGGCGAGAGCAAGCCGCTGGTGATCGGCCACCGCGGCGCCAGCGCGTTGCGCCCCGAACACACCCTGGCCTCCTACGCCAAGGCCATCGCCGACGGCGCCGACTTCATCGAGCCGGACTTGGTCTCGACCAAGGATGGCGTGCTGGTGGCGCGCCACGAGAACGAGATCGGTGGCACCACCGACGTGGCCGCGCATCCGGAGTTCGCCGCGCGCAAGACCGTCAAGCAGATCGACGGACAGCGCGTGGAAGGCTGGTTCACCGAGGACTTCACCCTGGGCGAGCTGAAGACGCTGCGCGCGCGCGAGCGCCTGCCGCAACTGCGCGGCATTGCCTTCGACGGGCAGTTCCAGGTGCCGACCCTGGACGAGATCATCGACTTCACCGCGGCCGAGTCGGCCACGCGCGGGCGGCCGATCGGGCTGATCCCGGAGATCAAGCACGGCACCTACTTCCGCGGGCTCGGCCTGGCGATGGAAGACAAGCTGGTCGCCACGCTCGATGCGCATGTCTACACGCGCAAGGCGCCGGTGGTGATCCAGTCGTTCGAGATCGGCAACCTCGAGTCTCTGCACGGCAAACTCGGCGACACCCATCCGAACGTGCGCCTGGTGCAGTTGCTGGGCGATCCCAAGGACCGCCCGGGCGACCAGTTGCGCGACGGCCCGACCTACGCGCAGATGGGCAGCGCGCAGGGCCTGCGCGCGATCGCCAGGTACGCACAGCTGGTCAGCCCGAGTCTGCGCGCGATCGTGCCGGTGAACGCCGACGGCGCGCTGGGCGCGCCCACGCCCTTCGTCGCCGACGCGCACGCGGCCGGCCTGCAGGTGATTCCGTACACCTTCCGGCCCGAGAACTATTTCCTGCCCAAGCAGCTGCAGGACGCACGCGGCCCGGCCGCGGTGAACGCCGCCGGCAGCATGAAGGAAATGCGCGCGCTGATCGATGCAGGCATCGATGGCTTCTTCACGGACGACCCGGCCGTGGGTCGCGCCGCGGTGGACGGGACACCGCCGCCGGCGCGCTGA